The proteins below come from a single Stomoxys calcitrans chromosome 1, idStoCalc2.1, whole genome shotgun sequence genomic window:
- the LOC131996670 gene encoding uncharacterized protein K02A2.6-like, producing the protein MEEQLLQSILAQQARLLEQLVAIAKPSGGASTGSDGVMDMLSKCIKEFVYNPEANQTFENWYARYDHLFGEDANKLADAEKVKLVLRKLEPEVFDKYADYLLPKVPRDLNFETTVSTLKTLFGRRESLFSSRVACMQFTKTTQMDFFTYGAMVNRNCDNFEFGKLTENQFKCLMFLRGLQAPEDADVRARLLHFLEGNTEDTVTIDKMVSEVNRMLSLRKDAAVVEQNVVHAVKRNHKQHKVKQQSSAAPSEKPRRPCWQCGEMHFAKNCSYSKHLCEQCGIVGHKEGYCSCFAATSKQRSEKKSKKKQYSKAQVSVTAVRNVAANRKHVSVKINGVKQRLQFDTGADITIISRRMWMQINKPTLLKPAHIARDASDHVLNLLGQCEVEFEFKGKSIKATIFVTPNNKLNVMGTDLMDKLGIWSLPIDTICNTISTSEIENIKSKYPSIFSTQPGHCSTFKVNLKIKQDSQPVFKPKRPVAYAALQQVDEELQRLEQANIITPVSYSRWAAPIVVVKRSNGKVRICGDYSTGLNECMEPHTYPLPLPDDIFINFNNCQFFTQIDLTDAYMQLEVDDATKEILTINTHRGLYTFNRLAPGIKSAPGAFQQAIDTILSGVKFAHPYLDDVIIATPSKEENQHAVDEVFQRFQRYNLTININKCSFFSRSCTYLGYKVDGTGIRPDPLKISAILKMPAPTNVSELRSFLGAVNYYGKFIRKMRNLRAPMDDLLKVDREWKWSKACEDSFQEFKNILGSQLMLTHYDPRLPIKVAADASNVGIGAYICHVFPDGGEKAVYHVSRSLTPAERNYSQIEKEGLALVFAVSKFHKMLYGRRFKLGTDHKPLLAIFGSKKGIATHTASRLQRWALTLMSYDFELSYTPTQKFGCADILSRLINKNEKPEEDVVIACAQMEAEIKYIVQDNITALPITHNMIRSATSNDNTLQNIVKYLQNSWPDTKTPEELVFFQRREGLSACDGCVLYQDRMVIPKTLRQRILKQLHKGHQGIVRTKSLARSYVYWPNIDKDIEDIIKRCDVCASTAKSPPRTTLHSWPIATRPMRRIHIDFAGPVNQSTYLLIIDAFSKYPEVYPMKSTTSSSTIECLRDYCSKFGFPESLVSDNGTQFTSQEFVLFCSENGIEHIRTAPFHPQSNGQVERFVDTFKRALKKHQNSLKGIREFLLYYRATDNNNTPGGKSPSELFLGRKVRINLDLLFKPKEDVLLRNDKMEAQYNRKFNTKSRHFAIGAEVYAKVYKHNKFFWAPAIVKKQIGKVNYEVEIKVFPYFKMMKSHANQLRTRHNDTSTSNTPWFDMFEICPPPRNTRPSSEIASTSTSTLDPPASTLQRPSESSSDPSTPTQPSPTHPSTSVRRSSRVRRAPQRFRDYTS; encoded by the coding sequence atggaagaacaACTATTGCAATCTATTTTGGCGCAACAAGCCAGGTTGTTGGAGCAGTTGGTGGCAATCGCAAAGCCATCCGGGGGGGCAAGTACAGGCAGTGATGGTGTTATGGATATGCTGTCCAAGTGCATAAAAGAGTTTGTATATAATCCGGAGGCAAACCAAACGTTCGAGAATTGGTACGCACGCTATGATCATCTTTTCGGCGAAGATGCAAATAAACTCGCTGATGCCGAAAAAGTGAAATTGGTGTTGCGGAAGCTGGAACCGGAGGTTTTTGACAAATATGCCGACTATTTGCTACCAAAAGTGCCTCGAGACTTGAACTTTGAGACAACAGTGTCCACTCTCAAAACACTGTTTGGAAGAAGAGAGTCACTTTTCAGTTCACGGGTCGCATGTATGCAGTTTACAAAGACAACACAAATGGACTTCTTCACATATGGTGCCATGGTAAACCGAAATTGTGACAATTTCGAATTTGGCAAACTGACGGAGAATCAATTTAAGTGCTTGATGTTTCTGCGAGGACTTCAAGCACCAGAAGATGCTGATGTTAGAGCCCGCCTATTGCACTTTCTAGAAGGAAACACTGAAGACACGGTTACCATTGACAAAATGGTGTCAGAGGTAAATCGTATGCTCAGCTTGAGGAAAGATGCCGCCGTGGTAGAACAAAATGTCGTCCATGCAGTCAAACGCAATCACAAACAGCACAAAGTTAAGCAGCAGAGCAGCGCAGCACCCAGTGAAAAACCGCGACGTCCATGTTGGCAGTGTGGCGAAATGCACTTCGCTAAAAACTGCAGCTACAGCAAACACTTGTGTGAGCAGTGTGGCATCGTAGGTCACAAAGAAGGCTACTGTTCTTGTTTCGCTGCAACATCAAAACAGCGCAGCGAGAAGAAAAGCAAAAAGAAGCAGTATAGCAAAGCGCAAGTAAGTGTTACTGCAGTTAGAAATGTTGCTGCAAATAGAAAGCACGTCAGCGTCAAAATTAATGGCGTCAAGCAGCGCTTGCAGTTCGACACTGGTGCAGACATAACAATAATTTCGCGCCGAATGTGGATGCAAATAAACAAGCCAACGCTACTGAAACCAGCTCATATTGCCAGAGACGCATCAGACCATGTACTGAACCTTTTGGGCCAGTGTGAAGTGGAGTTTGAATTTAAAGGCAAGTCAATtaaagcaacaatttttgtgaCCCCAAACAACAAGTTGAACGTTATGGGTACTGACCTAATGGACAAACTTGGTATCTGGAGCTTGCCTATCGACACAATTTGCAACACAATTTCAACGTCGGAAATCGAAAATATCAAAAGCAAATATCCATCGATATTTTCCACACAACCTGGACACTGCTCAACTTTCAAGGTCAATTTGAAAATCAAACAAGACTCACAACCCGTCTTCAAACCAAAACGACCCGTCGCTTATGCCGCTTTACAACAAGTAGATGAGGAACTCCAACGCCTGGAGCAGGCAAATATCATCACACCTGTAAGTTACTCCAGATGGGCAGCAcctattgttgttgtaaagaGGTCAAACGGTAAAGTTCGCATATGTGGTGATTATTCCACTGGATTGAATGAGTGTATGGAACCTCACACCTACCCATTGCCGTTACCTGATGACATTTTTATCAACTTCAACAATTGCCAATTTTTCACGCAAATTGATTTGACGGATGCTTACATGCAACTGGAAGTCGATGATGCCACCAAAGAGATTCTCACCATCAACACGCACCGAGGTCTCTACACATTCAACCGACTTGCACCAGGGATCAAATCCGCACCAGGGGCATTCCAACAGGCAATTGACACAATTTTATCTGGAGTTAAGTTTGCACATCCCTATCTTGATGACGTCATCATTGCAACGCCATCAAAAGAGGAAAATCAACACGCAGTCGATGAAGTTTTCCAGCGGTTCCAAAGGTATAATCTTACCATAAACATTAATAAGTGTTCATTTTTTTCCCGTAGTTGCACCTATCTTGGATATAAGGTCGATGGCACTGGAATTCGTCCTGACCCTTTGAAGATTTCCGCCATTTTGAAAATGCCAGCCCCAACAAATGTTTCAGAGCTTCGATCTTTCCTGGGTGCAGTAAACTACTACGGGAAATTCATACGGAAAATGCGCAACTTAAGAGCACCAATGGACGACTTGCTAAAAGTGGACCGTGAATGGAAGTGGAGTAAGGCCTGTGAAGACTCCTTCCAGGAATTCAAAAACATCCTGGGTTCCCAACTGATGCTGACTCATTATGACCCAAGACTCCCAATCAAAGTTGCAGCAGATGCATCGAATGTAGGCATTGGCGCCTATATTTGCCACGTTTTCCCCGATGGTGGCGAGAAGGCCGTGTATCATGTGTCACGTTCTTTGACACCAGCAGAGCGGAATTATTCGCAAATCGAGAAGGAGGGTTTAGCCTTGGTTTTTGCCGTAAGCAAATTTCACAAAATGCTGTATGGTCGTCGTTTCAAGCTTGGAACCGATCATAAACCGTTATTAGCGATTTTTGGAAGCAAAAAGGGTATAGCAACGCACACAGCCAGTCGACTACAACGTTGGGCTTTAACTTTAATGTCCTACGACTTTGAGTTGAGCTATACCCCAACACAGAAATTTGGTTGCGCAGATATTTTATCCAGGCTAatcaacaaaaacgaaaaacccGAAGAAGACGTCGTGATTGCATGTGCTCAAATGGAAGCTGAGATCAAATATATTGTTCAGGACAATATCACAGCATTGCCCATCACACACAATATGATCCGCTCAGCTACATCAAATGATAATACGCTTCAAAACATCGTCAAGTATCTACAAAATTCCTGGCCAGACACGAAGACCCCCGAAGAGCTTGTTTTTTTCCAACGCCGTGAAGGTTTGTCAGCATGTGATGGTTGTGTTCTATACCAAGATAGAATGGTCATCCCCAAGACTCTGCGGCAGCGTATACTAAAACAACTACACAAAGGACACCAAGGTATTGTTCGCACGAAATCATTGGCACGAAGCTACGTGTACTGGCCGAATATTGACAAGGATATAGAAGACATAATCAAAAGATGCGATGTATGTGCCTCAACAGCTAAATCACCACCACGAACAACACTGCATTCGTGGCCCATTGCTACAAGACCCATGCGACGCATTCATATTGATTTCGCTGGTCCAGTGAATCAGTCAACATATCTTTTGATCATTGATGCCTTCTCCAAGTACCCTGAAGTCTACCCAATGAAGTCGACGACGTCGTCATCAACAATAGAGTGTCTCAGGGActattgttccaaatttgggtTCCCAGAATCATTGGTGAGTGATAATGGTACTCAATTTACTTCACAagagtttgttttgttttgtagtgAAAACGGCATTGAGCATATTCGCACCGCCCCATTCCACCCGCAATCAAATGGTCAAGTTGAGCGTTTTGTTGACACTTTTAAACGTGCTTTAAAGAAACACCAAAACAGTCTCAAAGGCATACGAGAATTTCTCCTCTACTACAGAGCAACCGACAACAATAACACACCTGGAGGTAAATCTCCTTCAGAACTTTTCCTGGGGAGGAAAGTGAGAATAAATTTAGATTTGCTGTTTAAGCCCAAAGAAGACGTACTCCTGCGCAATGATAAGATGGAAGCGCAATACAATCGGAAGTTCAATACAAAATCCAGACACTTTGCAATTGGTGCTGAAGTCTATGCAAAGGTgtacaaacacaacaaattctTCTGGGCACCTGCAATAGTCAAGAAGCAAATTGGTAAAGTGAACTATGAAGTGGAAATAAAGGTGTTCCCTTATTTCAAGATGATGAAATCGCATGCAAATCAGCTTCGTACGCGACACAACGACACATCAACAAGCAATACCCCTTGGTTTGACATGTTTGAGATATGTCCACCGCCTCGCAATACACGTCCATCATCTGAAATAGCATCAACATCTACATCTACTCTTGACCCACCGGCATCAACTTTGCAACGGCCAAGTGAATCTTCCAGTGACCCTTCAACACCTACACAACCTTCACCTACACACCCTTCAACATCAGTCCGTCGTTCCAGCCGTGTCAGACGTGCACCTCAACGTTTCAGGGACTACACATCCTAA